From a region of the Vanessa atalanta chromosome 13, ilVanAtal1.2, whole genome shotgun sequence genome:
- the LOC125068199 gene encoding charged multivesicular body protein 2b, which translates to MNFFKKAPTVKEQQRQNDRELRKAGRDLERDKLALEREEKKLEMEIKKMAKEGDNEGCKILAKQLVQLRKQKTRIYTANSKIASVQIHNKAMGANVAIAGAMGTTAKTMGSINKILNPHQVAKDMEAFKYASAKMDMTDDMISDTLDDIMTESGDEEETEGIVNQVLDEIGIEITGKVANAPSVSRNKVGESTSDIDKELMAQLTKLKS; encoded by the exons atgaatttctttaaaaaggCGCCTACTGTTAAGG agcAACAAAGGCAAAATGATCGTGAGCTACGTAAAGCAGGCAGAGATTTGGAGCGAGATAAATTAGCCTTAGaaagagaagaaaaaaaattg gaAATGGAGATTAAAAAAATGGCAAAAGAAGGAGACAATGAGGGATGTAAAATACTTGCTAAACAATTAGTTCAACTCAGGAAACAGAAGACAAGAATATATACAGCAAACAGTAAG ATAGCTAGTGTACAAATTCATAACAAGGCAATGGGCGCTAATGTTGCAATAGCTGGAGCAATGGGTACCACAGCTAAAACCATGGGCAGTATCAATAAGATCCTAAATCCACACCAAGTTGCGAAAGACATGGAAGCATTTAAATATGCTAGTGCTAAAATGGATATGACAGATGACATGA tttctGACACATTGGACGATATTATGACTGAATCTGGAGATGAAGAAGAAACTGAGGGCATTGTGAACCAAGTGCTTGATGAAATAGGCATCGAAATTACTGGAAAG GTTGCAAATGCACCTTCTGTATCCCGTAATAAGGTTGGCGAATCTACATCAGACATCGACAAGGAACTGATGGCTCAGTTAACAAAACTAAAGTCATAG